A genomic stretch from Octopus bimaculoides isolate UCB-OBI-ISO-001 chromosome 29, ASM119413v2, whole genome shotgun sequence includes:
- the LOC106867478 gene encoding zinc finger protein ZFP2 — translation MSFSQKDGLTTNKLIHRKDKPYHCDVCDKSFSRTHHLTEHKHIHTGEKPYHCDICGKSFTQKSTLTIHIRIHTGEKPYHCDICGISFSEGNSLTVHKQIHTGEKPHHCDICSKSFSRSHNLTEHMRIHTGDKPYHCNICSKSFSTSSSLTKHIRSHTGEKPYTCDICGKSLSTSSSLSTHVRLHTGEKPHGCDICGKSFSQKGNLTEHRRIHTGDKPYHCDICGKSFSENHHLTKHKHIHTEDKPYYCDICGKSFSRNHTLIEHKQTHTGEKPYCCDICGKSFSRNFHLIEHKHIHTGEKPYHCDVCSKSFVRKRQLTTHVCSHTEE, via the coding sequence ATGTCATTCTCTCAAAAAGATGGCCTCACTACTAACAAACTTATTCACAGAAAGGataagccatatcattgtgacgtctgtgataaatcattctctcgaactCACCACTTAAccgaacacaaacacattcatacaggagagaagccatatcactgtgatatctgtggtaaatcattcactcagaAAAGTACCTTAACTAttcacatacgcattcatacaggagagaaaccatatcactgtgatatctgtggtatttCATTCTCTGAAGGAAATAGCTTAActgtacacaaacaaatacatacaggagagaaaccacatcactgtgatatctgtagtaaatcattctctcgaagccATAACTTAACTGAACATATGCGTATCCATACAGGAgataaaccatatcactgtaatatctgtagtaaatcattctctacaagTAGTAGCTTAACAAAACACATACGCagtcatactggagagaaaccatacacCTGCGACATCTGTGGCAAATCGTTATCTACAAGCAGTAGCCTAAGTACACATGTACGtcttcatacaggtgagaagccacatggctgtgatatctgtggtaaatcattctctcagaaaggTAATTTGACTGAacatagacgtattcatacaggagataaaccttatcactgtgatatctgtggtaaatcattttctgaaaatcatcatttaaccaaacacaaacacatacatacagaagataAACCATACtattgcgatatctgtggtaaatcattctctcgaaatcaTACTTTGATTGAACACAAACaaactcatacaggagagaagccatattgttgtgatatttgtggtaaatcattctctcgaaattttcatttaatcgaacataagcacattcatacaggggagaagccttatcactgtgatgtctgcaGCAAATCATTTGTTCGAAAAAGACAGTTGACTACGCATGTGTGTAGTCACACAGAAGAATAA
- the LOC106867470 gene encoding zinc finger protein 726 — protein MDSTENPTYSEICKMSFPQNYSLTTHQHFHFGEKPYHCNVCGKSFSQNCDLTKHKRIHTGEKPYRCDICGESFSASSTLTTHRYVHTGEKPHVCDTCGEAFTQKGILGQHKRIHTGERPYLCDVCGKAFSLNSNLTKHKYIHSGERPFHCDICGKSFTESSTLTKHKRIHTGEKPYPCNICGKSFSGSSHLITHKYIHTGEKPYHCDICAKSFSQLNAFSRHKRIHTGEKPYHCDICGKSFSASNALTAHKYIHTGEKPYDCDICGKSFSQISTLTKHKFIHTGEKPYHCNICGKSFALNGHLTKHKYIHTGEKLYKCDKPLSQEVS, from the coding sequence ATGGATTCTACAGAAAATCCAACATATTCTGAAATCTGTAAAATGTCTTTCCCTCAAAATTATAGCCTTACCACTCACCAACATTTTCACtttggagagaagccatatcattgcaatGTCTGTGGTAAGTCTTTCTCTCAAAATTGTGACTTAACTAAGCACAAACGCATCCATaccggagagaaaccatatcgctgtgatatctgtggtgaatcattctcagCCAGCAGTACCTTAACTACACACAGATACGTTCACACGGGAGAGAAACCACATGTCTGCGACACATGTGGCGAAGCGTTCACTCAGAAAGGTATCTTAGgtcaacacaaacgtattcatacaggagagagaccttATCTCTGTGATGTCTGCGGGAAAGCTTTCTCTCTAAATAGTAACTTAACCAAACACAAGTATATTCATTCAGGAGAGagaccatttcactgtgacatctgtggtaaatcattcactgaaaGTAGTActttgactaaacacaaacgcattcatacaggagagaaaccctacccctgtaatatctgtggtaaatcattctcaggaAGTAGTCATTTAATTACACATAAGtacattcatacaggggagaaaccgtatcactgtgatatttgtgctAAATCGTTCTCTCAACTAAATGCCTTTAGTAGGCACAAGCGCATTCATaccggagagaaaccatatcattgtgatatctgtggtaaatcattctcagcaAGCAATGCCTTAactgcacataaatatattcatacaggagaaaaaccttatgactgtgatatctgtggtaaatcattctctcagataagtaccttgactaaacacaaattcattcatacaggagagaagccatatcattgcaatatttgtggtaaatcatttgctctAAATggtcacttaactaaacacaaatatattcacacggGAGAAAAACTATATAAATGTGATAAACCCCTCTCTCAAGAAGTTAGTTAA